From the genome of Pelobates fuscus isolate aPelFus1 chromosome 11, aPelFus1.pri, whole genome shotgun sequence:
TACACAAGACAGCTTTAATCATGACTGCCGAAGAACCTATGATGAATAGTAAAGATTGTGAAAACTCCATTCAGCTCAGTCTACGTTTGAACCACTCTCATTATCATTTCTCTTTAGTATATAACAAAATGAAATATCTAGCACAGACCTTGCATATTACATTGCATGCTCAGAGAATTACAGCTTAAAGTAACATGCATCGTATATGATGTATCATTGAGCTCCAGTACAAAAATATGAAACCGGTGTTGTATGCATGGGTTTGCCCCAAAGCTCCATAGCAATGCAACTAACAGTCATGTGGTACATGTAAGTGttccacagagctccacagcaatcaaaTGCCTTTTAACGTGGTGTGTAGAGGTTTAACACAGAACTGCAGTACAATGCATTTATAAGAAAGAAAAAGGTTTGTAATTGCAGAAATGACCATAATAAACTAATTAATAGACCACAATAGATGTTTACTGAAATACatcattaatattttaattacatattCAGAGTAATTTACAGGAacttgtaacacatatatatatataaacatagaatgtgacggcagatatgaaccattcggcttatctagtctgcccaattttttttttaaatacttgcattagtccctggccttatcttatagttaggatagccttatgcctatcccacgcatgcttaaactcctttactgtgttaacctctaccacttcagctggaaggctattccatgcatccactaccctctcagtaaagtaatacttcctgaaattattttcaaacctttgcccctctaatttttatatacatacatgtatatgtttttctttgaATTATAGTAGTCACTTTGTAATGTTTTACTATTGTGATACTGTAGATACTGTAGATACTGTAATAGAATTATATAATTAATAGAATAATAGAATTACTGCTGGGTTATAAATAACATATTCCATGAAAAGTGTATGGCATTTTGtaacaagtaaaaaaataaaaataagaatggcAACTTTTATTTATGTAGGCTTTTTATACAGAATCATTTATGGAGTTAACTTATTGTTAGCAAAATGTCATTCACTTGTTGCAGAGTTCTTTACTATAGTATGAATAGTagggaatttaaagggaatttcaaaattCATGTCAAAGAAGCTCAAATagaaaaagttatttattttgtCCTACAATATGAAattactttgaatttactttggacAATACACACTTTGCTGATATAAAGCTGTCAACGTTTTTCATTTATTCTTATCAGAAGTGTCTCTGTAAACAAGTGaggatccattttttttttatgagatgtTTAATCCCAAGAGTATTTGAGTCAAAAGGATTGCTCAGACTTTCATACTTGCCCTGCGGgacatttctctgaaaagtctcGTACTTTCTGTAATTTCAAACTAACTGTGAATCAGAGGTACTTTTCGTCTTGATTTCAGTTTGACCATTATCTTCACTGAACGCTTTTTCAAAAATAGACTGGATTGAGGTCCTGAAGGTCGTCTTGAAATCTCGACCTATGAAGACGTAGAGGAAGGGGTTGATACAGCTGTTGAAGAAGGCTAGGCTGGACGTAATTGGACCCCCAATTTCTACCGCGCTTCTCAGGGATTCAGCCTCACTTTCACTGTAGGCCacttccaaaaaagaaaaaacatggtATGGAAACCAACAGATAAAGAAGGAAAGCAGAACAGCTATAATAATTTTGAAGGGTTTGGTTGATGATGCCATTCGATTTCTGTGAAGTCGAATTACAATAATAGTGTAACATGAAACAATAATAGTGAAAGGGATGAAGAAGCCAAAGATAAATCGAGTAATCACGGTAGCTTTGAGCCTTAAAAGGTGCAAATCATAATCCGTGTCATGAAAGTTGTTGAAACACCTGATCTGTCCCTCGTCACCATCGGCATCTCGAAAGATAAAATATGTTAAACTAAAAAATATTGCAAGAATCCAAACAATTATGGCCACTATAAAAGCCATGCGGGGTGTCCTGTGGTTCTGTGCCCATACAGGGAACACCACAGAGATACAACGGTCAATGCTGATAACAGTGAGTGTGAAGATACTTGCAAACATATTGAGAAATGCCACAGCGCTATTTAGCTTGCACATGAAGGTACCAAAAGGCCAGTGGAATACAAGGACAAGGTATGTAATACTAAGTGGCAAGAATAAAGTAAAGATAAAATCAGCAATGGCTAAATTAAGGAACCACACCACATTGACTGTTTTCTTCATTCGGAAACCAGCGACCCAGATGACCAAGCCATTGCCTGTTGTCCCCAGCAAAAACGCCACAATGTAAACAATCAAAGAAAATGTATGAACACTGTTAAAGGTAATGCTAGGCAAATCCTCCGTTTCGTCAGTGGTGGTGTTGCTCGGAAGAATTGTTGCTGTAACGTTCTCCATTCTTAACACTGGGAGATCTGCCAGAAAACACAAAGTATTGCTTAATTTTCAAAAGATATTTAGACAAAACATTCTGTTGAATTATAATAGAATATTGGATGGGAAAAtggcaaaataatatttaatgctgATAGTGGTCAGTacaccccaaaaggtaagtgtctgTCAAGAATATTTAAAATCTCTTGTCTTAAGTTAAATGCTTAAAGGGATTTAATCACCCAATATATGATAAAACCGCCAACATATCAAAGTATCCCATTAACAAACCTTTCTCTAGGTAACTTTGAGGGTAAACTTGAGTATTACAGCTGATGTTGGACATTAAGAGTCAATACTAATTCAATTTAAATTAAGAACTATGGCTCTTTTATTATGCTTGTAGTACAtctggttctctctctctctatttttaatgttaatttaCATTATTGGTTTTGATGCATAATTCAAGAGTaactgtattttatattaaataacatTAACAATCATGTACTAAGCTTaaagactttttttgtttttgtttttcaatttgacaatttttattggtttGGCCAAATATTTCACAGTTACAGCAAGACAGTTCCGCACATAATATTCATAAACACATTGTTGTCACGATGTCGAATTGTCAACAGTACTGTACATAAATCGCAATGGACCTGCAATTACTGCTCTTGGAAGTAGTTGCAATTATTCACAAAGAATGGTATgaagaagaaaagagaaagagggagatagagatagagagagcatAGAGCTGGTGTTGATGGAGTAGTGAAGAATTAGTTTAGGGTTGTCCAGATGACCCGAGTAAGAGAtatagaaggggggaggggaggaaggagcAGGCTCTCTGGATACCTTCCACCAAAGGCAATTTAGCCCCAGTCCCCACATTCTGTAAGGTTATCGTGCTGCAGATCTGTGGCTACTTCCAAGTGAAGTTTCAATTTCCAGGTGGAGTTTCAATTGGGGGTGTCTTAATTTCAATTTCTTAATTTGCTATTTCTTAATTTGCTATTTCAATCAGTTATGTAACCCTGTCCTGGCTGAAATTAGACCACAGTTCttttgaaaaaatgtatttatttaaaaaaaaaaattgataacttATGTATTATAataaaagtacaccctctttatcaattttaattttttttacatgccgTTATCCACATGTTCCCCGTAATTTCCTTTTGGGGTAATCACCCATTGACTTTCAttactatatttaatttttactgtctccatttaattctattttacaaatgattattatatcattattgcTGTTGATATTgtgcattcatgtttttttttatttttagacacTATTTTCTTAAAACGCAATAAAGAGTTTTTTGTAAGAAAAGCAATAAGAGAAAattctttttttcctgtttttccaCAATTTCAATTTCATATCTGTgtcgtttattcactaaactatacaTTTAAAAGCAGACAATATATTGCTAATTTTAGATGAAAATACCCATACTgaactatatatttttaatttaatttctagcTCAATTGTATTGTTCTACAGTTTTCATTTTCCCAGGAGGTTCTCtacaattcactatttagtaaCTTAAcccctgtggtttttttttctttattcattaCTGGTTGGCGCATGCCTCCCCTAacgtgtaactatgtaactatgtggggCTCTTTAGCTCCAAAACCTCACAGCTAGCGTAGGGCCAGTAGgatataattgtgtttttttagtttttaattttacatcCGACAGCTGCTTCTCAAAGCAACCACctattataaaaagaaagatcTGTAGTGTAGTGCTCTGTTAGGCTTCTTAGGAAGAGGTATAGATGCCCCTCTGGTGAGtcaggaggagatgctgatagtGGTATGGGTTCAGTGTCCCTGTCCCGCTTAGTCCTGCaaagtaaatcattgcagtttttaagaaactgcaatgattaactTCGAGGACTaaggctgcctctagtggctgtcaatcagatcaCAATAGCTTGCTGGCCTCGCAGAATGTGCTTGTGGCCAGTTACATGATCATTGAGGTCCCAGACAGCATCAGCAGCACAATGTTCATGGGTCACACATAACCGAGTATTTACTCAATTGTCCCAAGATATTCCTCTTAAAGCTAAGTTGTATGGGGTTTATTAACCAACTAAATTGGGAATTATAGCAAATTAAATGGCGAAATTGAGGTTAAAAATATCTGATCTAGAATATTCTTCAGTTATTGTCATAGCTTGTTCATTTCAGCCTCAAATATTCCATTTCATTTCCAATCCTCTATAATTGATACATGAGGGTCTGTTAGTGAAAAAACTGTGACTTAACAACTTTAAAAACTCTGGAAAAAATAAGGgcaaaaatggcaaaaaaaaataaatcttcaatATAGCCaacttacacttttttttttctaatctccTATACTGACTTTCCTTTTGTAACTTGGTTCATGTATTATTCCAACAAACAGTTTAGCAAATATCCCCCAGTGCTTATTATAGTTTCTTAAAATAGTAAACTAATGCCAAAGCATATTTTATGTTTTCTCCAGATCTAACAAAGCTGACTGTGTATC
Proteins encoded in this window:
- the LOC134577371 gene encoding chemerin-like receptor 1; translation: MENVTATILPSNTTTDETEDLPSITFNSVHTFSLIVYIVAFLLGTTGNGLVIWVAGFRMKKTVNVVWFLNLAIADFIFTLFLPLSITYLVLVFHWPFGTFMCKLNSAVAFLNMFASIFTLTVISIDRCISVVFPVWAQNHRTPRMAFIVAIIVWILAIFFSLTYFIFRDADGDEGQIRCFNNFHDTDYDLHLLRLKATVITRFIFGFFIPFTIIVSCYTIIVIRLHRNRMASSTKPFKIIIAVLLSFFICWFPYHVFSFLEVAYSESEAESLRSAVEIGGPITSSLAFFNSCINPFLYVFIGRDFKTTFRTSIQSIFEKAFSEDNGQTEIKTKSTSDSQLV